Proteins co-encoded in one Osmerus mordax isolate fOsmMor3 chromosome 11, fOsmMor3.pri, whole genome shotgun sequence genomic window:
- the ssr3 gene encoding translocon-associated protein subunit gamma — protein MAPKGSNKQQSEEDLLLQDFSRNLSAKSTALFYGNALIVSAIPIWLFWRIWHMDLVQSAVLYGVMTLVSTYLVAFAYKNVKFVLKHKVAQKREDAVSKEVTRKLSEADNRKMSRKEKDERILWKKNEVADYEATTFSIFYNNTLFLVLVIIASFFLLRNFNPTVNYILSISASSGLIALLSTGSK, from the exons ATGGCACCCAAAGGCAGCAACAAACAGCAATCCGAGGAAGATCTTCTGCTTCAGGACTTTAGCAGAAATCTTTCTGCCAAGTCCACCGCGCTTTTTTACGGGAATGCACTCATCGTCTCAGCGATTCCCATTT GGCTGTTCTGGAGGATCTGGCACATGGACCTGGTCCAGTCCGCGGTCCTCTACGGAGTTATGACCCTCGTCAGCACTTACTTGGTGGCCTTCGCCTACAAGAACGTCAAATTCGTCCTCAAGCACAA aGTGGCTCAGAAGCGGGAAGACGCCGTCTCCAAGGAGGTAACCAGGAAGTTGTCCGAGGCCGACAATCGCAAGATGTCCCGCAAGGAGAAGGACGAGCG GATCCTGTGGAAGAAGAACGAGGTAGCAGACTATGAGGCCACCACCTTCTCCATCTTCTACAACAACACCCTTTTCCTGGTCCTGGTCATCATTGCCTCCTTCTTCCTGCTCAGGAACTTCAACCCCACTGT TAACTACATCCTGTCCATCAGTGCCTCCTCTGGCCTCATTGCCCTGCTGTCTACTGGATCCAAGTAA
- the lekr1 gene encoding trichohyalin, translated as MEVDFSQDIRTKLDAALEETATQNAVHLREREAELRMEAELELVIDKEKNQLLMQQYRKQNQQLQRKLEQLEEESQRLGNAASRLGEELHQERRARGEELRQALQYSQQQAALERSQSRAQLLLLRERNSELLEEVAFLQETVRRECEERGELTATLTQAKAQLLGLRAPIAPLGLSNPSLSQDTPPHLHMDPSLPRLPLARSPQAPPNTLRPSPPLTTRSQSR; from the exons ATGGAGGTGGACTTCTCCCAGGACATCAGGACAAAG CTGGACGCAGCGCTTGAGGAGACAGCTACCCAGAATGCCGTGCATCTGAGGGAGCGGGAGGCGGAGCTTCGGATGGAGGCGGAGCTTGAGCTGGTGATTGATAAGGAGAAGAACCAGTTACTGATGCAGCAGTACCGGAAACAGAACCAACAGCTGCagagaaag TTGGAACAGTTGGAGGAGGAGTCTCAGCGCCTAGGCAACGCCGCCTCTCGTCTGGGGGAGGAGCTACACCAGGAGAGGCGGGCCCGGGGGGAGGAGCTACGTCAGGCCCTGCAGTACTCCCAGCAGCAGGCAGCGCTAGAGAGGAGCCAGTCCAGAGCTCAACTGCTGCTACTGAGGGAGAGGAACTCTGAACtactggaggag GTGGCGTTCCTGCAGGAGACAGTGAGAagggagtgtgaggagagaggggagctcaCCGCTACTCTTACCCAGGCTAAGGCGCAGCTCCTGGGGCTGCGAGCCCCCATCGCCCCCCTGGGACTTTCCAACCCCTCGCTCTCCcaggacacacccccccacctgcACAtggacccctctctcccccgtctcccacTCGCCCGCTCCCCACAGGCTCCCCCAAACACTCTtagaccctccccccctctcacgaCCCGG tcTCAGTCCAGGTGA